AGAGGAATTACTTCAGATATAACTAAGCGAAAAATAGCTGAAAAGGCATTAGAACAAGCATCTGAAAACTGGAAAGCAACTTTTGATGCAATTAACGACGTAGTAATGTTGCTTACAGCTGACCATAACATACTAGAAATCAACAAGGCAGGTATTAACATGTTAGGATTAAAAAGAGATGATATTATAGGAAATAAATGCTGCTTATTGGTTCATAATAACAATTCACCTATAAAAGAATGTCCATGTTCAAATTCATTTAAAAGCAAACAAACCGAAGTTTCAGAATACACAAAAAACGGAAGAACATTTGAGCTTACAGCATTTCCAATATTAGATATAAATAATAATGTATATGCCTTTACTCATATTGTAAAAGATATTACTGAGCGTAAATTATCAGAAGAAGCTATCTACAGGTCAAAGAAAGACTGGGAAGACACTTTTGAATCTATAACAGACATGATAACTATTCATGATAATGATTATAACATAATACATGTAAATAAAGCAGGGAAAGAATTGTTAAACATTCCGGAATTTGAAAAACAACTAAAATTAAAATGTTACTCTTTATACCACGGAACATATAACCCACCTAAAGGTTGTCCGAGTTGCGACTGCATGAAAAATGGGACACCAGGTATTTTCGAATTATATGAACCACATCTCGATCGTTTTCTTGAAATAAGGGCAATACCAAGGTTAGACATTAATTCTCAGGCTATAGGGATGATTCATGTGGTAAGAGATATAACAAAGCGTAAGCAAGAAGAATCTGATTTAATTAGAGCCAAAGAAAAAGCTGAAGAAAGCGATCGTTTAAAATCTGCTTTTCTGGCTAATATGAGTCACGAAATTCGTACTCCAATGAATGGAATTTTAGGTTTTGCCGGTTTACTTAAAGAAAATAATTTATCCGTTGAAAAACAGAAATCATTTATTGAAATCATTGAACAAAGTGGTCAAAGAATGCTTAACACTATAAATGACATAATAGATATCTCTAAAATAGAATCCGGGCAAATATCTTTATATTTTCATGAAATAAATATTAATAAAGCACTTGAGGAATTATATAATTTTTTTAATAATCATGCAAGCGAGAATGGACTAACATTAAAAATTGAAAGTGAACTACAGGATTCTGATTGTATTTTTGAAACAGATCTAACAAAGTTCAATCAAATATTTACAAACCTGATAAATAATGCAATAAAATTCACAAAATCAGGCTCAATAGTAATTGGTTGCCAATTAAATAACAATAAAATTGAATTTTATGTAAAAGATACAGGAATGGGAATTCCTATTGAAAACCAAAAATTAATATTCGAAAGATTCAGACAAGGTAGTGAATCATACACCAGAGGATATGAAGGTTCTGGTTTAGGTCTTTCTATTTCAAAGGCTTTTGTGGAACTGCTTGGTGGAAAAATGTGGGTTAAGTCAGAGGTAAATTCTGGTTCAACTTTTTATTTCTCTCTTCCAAACAACATAAAAAAAGAAATAATAATTAATAATGAATCTACTGTAATAAAATTACTCGACCTTGAAAATAAAAACATTCTGATTGTTGAAGATGATAAAACAAGTTCATTGTTTATTCAAAGTATTTTACTTTCAACAAAAGCTAATATTATTGCTGCCGAAAACGGAAAAATTGCATTGGAAATTCTAAAAAACAATTCAAACATTGATCTTATATTAATGGACATGAAGATGCCTGTTTTAGATGGCTATAAAACAACTATTGAAATAAGAAAAACAAATAAAACAATTCCAATTATTGCTCAAACAGCTTTTGCCTTCTCAGAAGATGAAAAGAAGATTTTAGAATGTGGTTGCAATGCTTATATATCTAAACCGATAATAAAAGATAAGCTTTTATTAAAGATACATCAACATATTAACAAATAACAGAAATAAACATTAATCAAAATAGTTTCTAAATCTATCAAAAAAAGATTTATCCTTTTTTGCAACTTCAGGATTAAAATTATCTGATTCGTTTAATTTTTCAAGAATTTTTCTTTCATCTTTTGAAACTGACGAAGGAATATAAATAAGGATTCTTACTATTAAATCACCACGCCTGTAACCATTAACATCAGGCAAACCTTTACCACGCAATTTTAACAACTTGCCTGAAGGTGTTCCCGGTTCAACTTTTACTTTAACTCTTCCATCAAGAGTAGGAATCTCAACAGGAGCACCGGTTATTGCATCGGGAATAGAAATTAACAAATCGTAAATAAGGTTATTTTCATCTCTGATAAAATCTGGATGTTTTTCTTCTTCAACAAGTACAATTAAATCACCATTAACTCCACCTCTTCTTGCTGCGTTCCCTCTGCCACTAACAGAAAGCTGCATACCATCTGCAACACCTGCCGGAATATTTAATGTAATTATTTCTTCTTCGTTTGCAACACCTTCACCTGAACATTTAGGACATTTGTTAACAATAATTTTTCCTTCACCAGAGCAAGCAGAACAAGGTGCAGAAGACTGCATATTGCCTAAAATTGTACGCTGTACTCTAGTTACATATCCACTTCCCTTACAAGATGAACATGTATGAAATGAGGAATTATCTTTTGCCCCTGAGCCACTACAGGTTTTGCATGCAACTAATTTTCTTACTTTTATTTTTTTCTCTACACCATCAGAAATTTCATTTAAACTAAGTTTTACTTTTACCCTAAGATTTGTGCCTTTACGAACATTTCTGCCTCCACCACGTGACCCAAATCCACCGCCAAAGCCACCAAAACCAAAATCTGAGAAAATATCACCAAAACGGCTGAAGATGTCTTCCATATCAAAACCACCACCATATCCACCGCCACCACCTTGTGGTCCGCTTACACCTGCATGTCCGAACTGATCGTAACGACTCCGTTTATTATCATCACCTAAAACATCATACGCTTCAGCTGCTTCTTTAAATTTATCTTCTGCAGATTTGTCACCCGGATTTCTATCAGGATGAAATTGCAATGCTTTTTTTCTATATGCTTTTTTTAATTCTTCCTTTGAAGCATTTTTTGACACTTCAAGAATTTCATAGTAGTCTCTTTTCGCCATTGATATTTTTTTTATTCGCCTACAACAACTTTTGCAAAGCGTATCACTTTATCATTTAGAGTATATCCTTTTTGAATTACATCAATTACTTTACCTTTCATTTCTTCAGATGGTGCTGGAAAACGTGTAACAGCCTCATGCAAATCAGTATTGAATTCTACATTATTTGCAATAATTTCTTTTACACCTTGCTGCATTACAAATTCATTAAACTTAGAATAAATAAGATTTATCCCAGTCTTTACTGCCTCAATATCATTTGATTCACTAATTGATTTATGAGCACGATCAAAATCATCAATTACAGATAAAACACCTGACAAAACCACTTCACTTCCATATTTAAGCAAATCAGATTTCTCTTTTAAAGTGCGTTTTTTATAATTGTCGAATTCAGCTGCATTACGTAAAAGCTTATCATTTAACTCAGCAATAGTCATTTTAAGCTTTACAATCTCCTCGTTATTATCAGGTTTGTCTTTTCTGAAAATATTCTTCTTTTTAGATTTTTTATTTTCTTCAACAACCGGAATTGATTCGGTTTCAAAAGTAGTAGCTTTATCTTCAGCAGTTACCTCTGGGTTAATCTCCTGATTAGCTTCCTGCTGAACATCTTCCTGCACTTTGTCTTCGTTTAAATCTCCCATTTTTGCAATTTTTTATTTGGGATGCAATTTTACAAAATTTCTGCCATATATATTAGTACGACAATTTGACAGTTGTAGAAATTTAAGGATATTGGAATTTAGGAATTTACTTAATTAACGTGAGTTCGAAATAAAATAATAGAATACAAAGTTTTGTTATATTGAGTGAATTTTCGAAGAAAATTTGTATCGAAATGAACAAAACGACTAGTTTTCGATACGAAATTCTTTCAGAATTTCACTCTTCGCCGCGCCGAACTAACATCGTTTTCTTATTTCGAACTCACGTTAATTATAAAGTTTTTATTTTAAAATCAAGCAAGCATTTTCCATATTTCGTCTTTTAATTCGGTGAGTCCCTCTCCAATTGCAGAAGAAAAGAACAAATATGGCACATCAATCTTTTTAATTTCCTTTTTGATTTCCTTTTTTAATTCTTTGTCGAGTAAATCTGACTTTGAAATACTTAATATTCTTTTCTTTGTTAAAAGTTCAGGATTATATTTTTCAATTTCGCTTAATAGAATTTTATATTCTTTCATTATATCCTTGCTGTCTGCAGGAACCAGAAATAACAATATAGAATTTCTTTCGATATGGCGTAAAAATCTTAATCCTAATCCTTTTCCTTCGGATGCACCTTCGATAATACCAGGGATATCTGCCATAATAAATGACTGATAATCTCTGTAATTTACAATACCAATATTTGGAACTAAAGTGGTAAAAGGATAATCTGCAATTTCAGGTTTTGCAGCTGAAACAACCGACAATAAAGTACTTTTTCCTGCATTGGGGAAACCAACCAAACCAACATCTGCAAGAATTTTTAATTCTAAAATATTCCAACCTTCGCTTCCGGGCTCACCAGGTTGTGCATAGCGCGGAGTCTGATGAGTTGACGATTTAAAATGTGAATTGCCTAAACCACCTCTACCACCTTTACGAAGAATAATTCTTTCTCCGTGCTTTGTTATTTCTGCAATTATTTCATTTGTTTCTGCATCTTTTGCAACTGTACCAAGCGGTACCTGAACTATTACATCTTCACCTTCGGCACCAGTGGAAGTTTTACCGCTTCCCGACGCACCATTTTCTGCATAAATGTGTCTTTTGTAACGTAAATGTAACAACGTCCACATCTGACTGTTTCCTTCAAGAATTATATGTCCGCCTCTACCACCATCGCCACCATCAGGACCACCTTTCATGGTTCTCTTATCACGATAAAAATGTCGCGATCCCGATCCACCTTTACCGGAACGGGTACAAATTTTTACATAATCTATAAAATTATTTTCTGACACTTTTATTCTTTGTTATAAATTGCTTTCAAATATGAAAAATATTTCGTCAAAATAGATACTTCACTACGTTCAGTATGACAAAATATTTGTGTTACTTAACAAACTTACCCATTACATGTACAATGTCTGAATAGACTTCTTCTTCAGTTTGCATTCCGTTAATAGGAAATGATTTTCCTTGTTTCTTATAATATTTAGACACAGGTTTTGTTTGAGATCGGTAAACATTTATTCTATTTGTTATAATATCAATGTTCACATCATCACCTCTACCTGATTTTTCACCTCTTAAAACAAGTCTTTTTTTAAGAACTTCTTCATCAACATCAAGCATTAATAATAAATCTACTTTAGTAAAATGAATTGCCAACATTTCGTCTAATGCTTCAGCTTGTGCCTGAGTACGAGGAAATCCATCAAAAATAAAACCTTTGGCATTACTGTTTTTTTCAATAATTCCACTAATCATGCTTATCACAACACTATCAGGAACTAACTCACCCTTATCCATTTTTTTTTGTGCTTCGATACCAAGTTGTGACTGTGCAGCAATTTCAGTTCTTAATATATCACCAGTTGAAAGATGAATTAACTGATAATCTTTAATTAAACGCTCAGATTGAGTACCTTTTCCAGAACCCGGAGGTCCAAATAAAACAATATTCAGCATAATTAATTTATTTTACTAGTGTGTAAATTTCGGGTAAATTTCTTCCAAAACCATCATAATCCAAACCATATCCAACAATAAAATCGTTTGGAATTTCAATTGCAATGTAATTTATTTTATAGTCCTTTTTAAATGCTTTTGGTTTAAAAAGAAAAGTGGCAATAAGAATCTGCTCTGGTTCATATCCTTTTAGCTGACAAATTATATTTTCTAAAGTTTCGCCAGAATCAATAATATCTTCTAATACAACGACTACCTTTCCTTTAATATTTTCATTTATTCCTATTAAACTTTTTACTGTTCCGGTAGAAATTGTTCCTTGATAAGAAGCTACTTTCACAAAAGTTATTCTACAATCAAGAGTAATTTGCTTAAATAAATCGGAAGCAAACATAAAAGAACCATTAAGAATACCAATAAAAATAACTTCTTTATCTTTTAAGTCATTATTTAACTGAACTGCAATTTTACTAACTGCACTTTGAATTTCATTTTCCTTAATTGAGACTTCAAACTCTTTATCAAGTATTTTGATTTTCTTCATACATAATTTTTAAAGTTGGAAAGTTAATAAAAATGACAAAATTTTTAAATAAAAAAATCATTTTAGAATTCAAGTTTTAAAAATCGACCAAATAAAGCTATTTTTACAGATAATTATAAATTTCATAAAAAGATGAAACCGTTAGTTAGTATAATAATGGGAAGTACTTCTGATTGGCCTGTAATGGAACAAGCAGCCAAACTTTTAAATGATTTCCAAATTCCATTTGAAGTAAATGCATTATCGGCTCACAGAACTCCTCAGTTAGTTGAAGAATTTGCATCAAATGCATATGACAAAGGAATTAGAGTTATAATTGCCGGTGCTGGTGGAGCAGCTCATTTACCTGGTGTAATTGCAGCTTCTACCCCACTTCCTGTAATCGGAGTTCCTTGTCGTAGTTCAATTTCAATTGACGGTTGGGATAGCATATTATCTATTTTACAAATGCCTCCGGGAATCCCGGTTGCAACTGTTGGTTTAGATGCTGCATTAAATGCTGCAATTCTTGCAATTCAAATTCTTTCTACTGGAAATGTAGAATTATTTGAAAAATCAAAAAAATATAAAGCCGGATTAGCAGGAAAAGTTGTAAAAGCAAACAAAGAATTGGAACAGTATAAATTTGAATATAAGGTAAACTAATATGTGGAAATTTAAATTCCAGATTACCATTGCTTTAATGTTTTTTATTTCCTGTCAAAATATTCTTGCAGGTAATGAAGGTTACCCATTGGGTGCAAGACAAGCCGGAATGGGAACTGCCGGAGTTGCATTTTCTGACTTATGGTCTGTTACCCATAACCAAGCTGGATTAGCCTTCCTTACTAAACCAAGTTTTGGGTTATTTTACGAAAATAAATTTGCTTTAAAAGAACTTGGTTTAAAAGCCGGAGCTTTTGCTTATCCTACATCTTCAGGAGTTTTTGCAATTGACTTAATGCAATTCGGATATTCAAAATATAATGAAAGCAGAGTCGGACTTGCATTTGCAAAATCATTAGGTAAAAAATTCTCACTCGGAGTAAAATTTAATTACTTAAACACATTTTATGCTGAAGAATACGGAAATAAAGGAACTTTTATTGCAGAACTTGGCCTATTGGCTCAACCAATAAAACATCTTTACATTGGTGGGCATATTTATAATTTAAGCAGATCAAAAATAGCAGCTTATAACGATGAACGAATACCAACAACCATAACTTTTGGAATAGCTTACGAATTTTCCGAAAAAGTTTTATGTACTGTTGAAGCAGAAAAAGAACTTCAATATAATCCAATATATAAAGTTGGAATGGAATACAGATTTTTAGAAAACTTATATATAAGAGCAGGTGTAACAAGTAACCCAAATCAAATGAGCTTAGGTATTGGCTATGTTTATAAAAGAATAAAGGCAGATATTTCATTTTCATCACATCAAGTTTTGGGTATATCACCTCATATTGGATTTAGTTTCGAGTTAGGAAAAAATTCAACACAGCGTTTAACAAATTAATAGAAAATGAAGCTATTTTTTCTAATATTAATTTCATTTTCAATAGCTGTTACTACTTTTTCTCAGCAACAACAAGCAGGATCAAGTGAAGAAATTATCGAAAAATTTATTGAAGAAATTGCTTCAAACACAGACAGAGAGTTAGATTACACAACATTGTATGAAGATTTAACATTCTACTTAAATGAACCTTTAAATATAAATACTGCAACAAAAACCGATCTTGAAAAATTACAACTATTAAGTGATTTTCAGATAAACGCAATATTACAATACCAGAAAGACTATGGACAATTATTAAGCATTTACGAGTTGCTTAATGTTACCGGATTTAATGAAGAATATCTGCGAATGATACTTCCATTTATAACTGTAAAAAAGGAAGATCCTATTTTAGGTTTTGACCCAAAGAAAGCATTAAAATATGGTGGTCATAAAGTATTTATCAGAACCCAACGAGTATTAGAACAACAAGCAGGATATTCTCCAATTACCGACTCTGCTTTAGCAGCTAGCCCGAATTCAAGATATTTAGGAAGCCCAAACAGATTGTTTTTCAGATATTCTTTTTCATATAAGACTAAAATCTCATGGGGTATAACTGCCGATAAAGATCCCGGAGAAGAGTTCTTTAAAGGAAGCCAGAAAAGAGGTTTCGATTTTTATTCAGCACATATATTAGTTAAAGATATTGGTCCGTTAAAAACAATTGTTATAGGTGACTATTATGCTCAATTTGGTCAGGGATTAGTTGTATGCTCAGGTTATAATTATGGAAAATCTTCATTGGTAACAAATACCAGAAAAAAAGCACAAGGACTAAAAAAATATTCAAGTGCAGATGAAAATCTTTTTTTCAGGGGTGCTGGAGCAACATTCAGGATTAAAAGATTAGATTTTACTGCATTTGCATCAAGAAAAAAAATTGACGCAAATATTACAGCTATTGACTCTTTGACAGGTGAAGCTGAGGATATAAGTTCATTACAAACAAGCAGTGAACATGCAACACCAACTGAACTAGCAGATCGCAAATCGGTTTCTGAAACTGTATTAGGAGGAAATATTTCACTAAATATGGAAAAGTTCAGACTTGGTCTTACAGGAATTCAATATAGCTATGGCGCAAATCTTTTAAAAACTCCTACAGTTTATAACCAATATGATTTTAGCGGACAATCTAATGCTAATGTAGGTCTCGACTACCAATTTATGATAAAAGATGTAACAGTTTTTGGTGAAGGAGCATTGAGTCAAAATGGAGGAAAAGCATTTATGAGTGGAATGTTATTTAATCTTTCCTCACAAATTAACATGGCATTAATTTACAGAAATTATGAAAGAAACTATCAGGCAAATTATAGTAGTGCATTTGGAGAAAACTCGGTAAATGCAAATGAACATGGATTTTATATTGGTACAACAATATACCCATATGCAAAATGGAGAATTTCGGGTTATTATGATTTATTTACTTTCCCATGGTTGAAATATGGAGTTTATGCGCCTTCAAAAGGGAGTGATTATTTGGTAGAAGCTGCATTTACCCCCAGCAGACAGGTAAGTATGTATGTTCGTTATAAACAAAAAATTAAACCAGAAAATATACCAACTACCATTCCTTCGGTTATTGAAGGCATAGAAGATGTAAAATCTACAAAAATCAGATTTCACATTTCATATAAAGTATCTCAAACAATTGAATTAAGAAACAGAATTGAGTGGTTAACATATAACAAATATCCTAAAACCGAAAAAGGATTTTTAATTTATCAGGATTTTATTTATAAACCTGTAAAACTTCCTTTGACTTTTTCTGCACGTTACTGTATTTTTGACACTGACGGATATGACTCAAGATTATACGAATATGAGAATGATGTACTTTATGCTTTCTCTGTTCCTGCTTTATATGATAAAGGAACACGGTTTTATTTTAATGTAAAATATTCAGTAACTAAGAAAATTGATTTGTGGTTTAGATATGGACAAACATATTACTCAAATATGAATACCATTAGCTCGGGACTTACACAAATAGATGGAAAAACAAAGACTGAAGTTAAATTACAAATGAGAATACTTCTTTAATCTACTTAAAGATTTTTTTTCCTTTAACAACATATACAAATAGAATTGCTGTAAAGAATGAAAACATTGAATACACCAGTGCAGGCATTTCCATTTCAGGAGTTTTAAGTATTGTACCAGCTACTAACAATGCTAAGGCAGTGTTATGCAAACCCACTTCAATTGCAATTGTGAACTGATTTCTAAATTCCAATTTTAATAATTTCGAAAAATAAAAACCTGCCGACATAGCAAGTATATTCAATAACAACACAAACGGAAAAATATATAAGGTTTCGTATATGGTAATCCCTGAACCTCCCTGACTTTTTCCGGCAAATATTTTTATTGCAAAAACAAGAAATAGAATTAACGGTAAAATTATTTTTAATGGCTTTTCCATTTTAGTAGCAAAGACTGCATTAAACCTTCTAATAACAATACCAATAAATGCAGGAACTATAGTAACTAAAAAGATCTGCAAAATAGTTTCTCCAAACGGCAATGAAATCTCAGTATCAATTTCAAGAAAAAAAAATATTGCAAGGCTAACTATAACAGGTAATGTTAAAATTGAAATAACGCTATTAAGAGAAGTCATTGTTATTGCCAATGCAACATTTCCCCTCACAAGATGGGTTATAAGATTTGAAGATGCTCCACTAGCACAAGTCGAAACAAGTACAATCCCAACCTTTTGTTCTGGAGATAAATTTGATAAATATGCTATTAAAAAAGCAATTGCAGGCACTAAAAACAATTGAATAGTAAGTGCAGTAATTATTGATTTTGGAAAAACAATAATTTGTTTAAAATCATTAATAGTAAGCGATAAGCCTACACCTAACATTATAATTGCAAGTACTGCATTTACTAAAATATCTACAAAAGAATATTCACCCATTTATACTATACAATTATGTTGAGAAATTACAAATTCAAATATCAAATAAAAATAAAGGATAATAACAATATATATTAATATTATTCTTTAATTCTTGTTAATTTAAAGTCGAGTCCTTTGTTTATTATTAATGGAATTTTCTCAGTAATAACACTACTAGTATCAAGCCCGTATGCTTTTTCTTCAGGCATACCAATTTTCTTAAGAATATCATAACTGTCCATAACAAATTGATTGAACGGCTTAAAATCAAAATCATATCCCTGTACTCTGTCAGTTAAAATAAACCTGAAATCGCCTGAAATCGCATATTTATGTAGTGAGGGATAACGAGTAGTAATATCAACTTCTTTATTTATAACTAATTCCTCAATAACTTTTCTAAAATATAGATTAATTTTTGTTGGTACTTTAAACCCGATTTTAAAATCTACTCTGATTAAAGTCTCGGGAATTAAATGTGTAACCTTATAGCTCATAGCATGTGGTTCATCAACTACATCAACATGAATAAGCCAATAAGTATCTGCTCTTTTTGGTTGTTTGTTAAATATTGAAAATACAACTTTTGATTCAATTTCGTGAACATTATTTGCATGAGTAAAATAAACAAGATTTGTAGAATATTTGGAAATTGACAAGTCTTTTTTTACATCACTTAACATCGAGAAATATTTATCTACATAAACATAATCTGTAAGTTTTTTCTTTATCATCCTACCTTTATACCATATAAACATTATATAAAATAAAATACTTGCAATTAATAATGTTACCCATCCACCATGAATAAATTTAAACAAGTTCGCAATAAAAAAAGAACCTTCAATTATTAGATATATTCCAAGAAATATAAAAATATAAGAAAGTGATTTCCGTTTTATGTAAAAATAAAAACTCATTAACAAAGTAGTCATCATCATTGTAATGGTAATTGCTAAACCATACGCAGCTTCCATTTTAGATGATTCTTGAAAATAAAGAATTACAAAAATACAACCTACAAACAAAAATTTATTTACACTTGGAATATATATCTGACCTTTAATAAAAGTAGGATGGCTTATTTTTACACGGGGCCAAAAATTTAACAAAATAGCCTCATTAATTATTGTATAAGATCCTGAGATTAAAGCTTGACTTGCAATAACGGCAGCCGTTGTTGCTAACACAATTCCAGGTATGATAAACCATGATGGCATTATTGAGTAAAACGGATTTGTATCGCTTGTAATAACAGGATTTGCCAACAACCATGCACCTTGTCCCAAATAATTAAGAATAAGAGTTACTTTAACATATACCCATGAAATTCTTATATTTTGCAAACCACAATGACCAAGGTCTGAATACAAAGCCTCTGCTCCAGTTGTACAAAGGAATACAGCCCCTAGCAATAAAAATCCTTCTTTATGTGCTGATAACAACTTGAATGCATAATAAGGGTTAAACGCTTTTAATATTTCTACATTTCCAATTATCTGATAAAATCCAAGTATAGCTAAAACCAAAAACCAGATAAACATTACAGGACCAAAAGCATGCCCAAGGAAATTAGTACCAAACTGCTGTATAAAAAACAATAGAACTATTATTATTAAAACAATTGGAATTACAGGAATATTTGGATTTATTAACTGTAATCCCTCAACTGCAGAAACCACAGTGATTGCCGGGGTAATTATACCATCTGCAAGTAAAGCAGCACCTCCAATTATTGCAAGTACAAATGCCCATTTTATATGTCTCCTTATAAGAGCATACAAAGCAAGAATACCTCCCTCACCTTTATTGTCTGCACGCAATGTTATTAGAACATATTTAATGGTAGTTTGCAGTGTTAAAGTCCAGATAATACAAGAAATTCCTCCTAAAATAATACTCTCATTAACACCACCGGTACTATTAATAATAGCTCGCATTACATATAATGGCGAGGTTCCTATATCTCCATAAACTATTCCAAGTGTAATAAGTACACCCCAAACACTAAGTTTAGATATATTGGTGGTTTTCATTCTAAAAATTTGCCAAATGTAAATATTTAAAGAATTGCTTTTTAAAAAATTCAATAAAAAAATTTTAGGTTGATATCAGAGAGTATTTAAATAACAAAAAAGCCAGCTTAAGCTGGCTTTTTTGTTAAAATTATTTCCTCTAAAATCTTCCTGGAAGAATTTGTGTATTGGTTGCCGGATTGATACAAAGTACCGGTACCTTCATATTATAGTTTTTGGACTTCAGAATAAATTCTTTAAAATGGTATGACATTATAAATATTGCATCAGCATTAATTTCTGCAGCGAAATTATAAATTTCTTCGTTAAATTTTGAATCACGTTTAGCTGTACGAACTCCAAAAACAATACCTTTCTCGTCTAATATCTGACGAATAAAGAACATGTTTTTTCTCATTTTTTCATTCTTATAATTATTGCTGATAAAGGGTTTAATAATATTAATATTACTATTAAAATATTTTGAAAGTAAAGTAACCCAATTCATTTGAACTCTGTTCTTCTCGTTATAATCTACCGGCACCACTATATCTTTAATTGTTTCATTAATTGGTGATGCTTGAATTAAATAAAATGGAATATTAGAACCAACAATAACTTTTATTGCTCTTTTTGCACTATGCAAACCCATAACAATTAATAAAGCATTTATTTCAATTGCAGTATTTTTAATAGCTTTAAAAATATCTCCTTTTCTAACTAAGCAAACTGTTTCAACACCATACTTCTCCTGCATTTTTTTTGAAAATTCAGTAAGTTTTTCCATTACTGCAGGTTTTTCATGATCTTTTTTAACTATATGCAAAAGAGCAATACTCCTATGAATATATTTTGACATTTGCACAGCATGTTGAAATGCAAATTCAGAGTTTTCGGTAAAGTCTACCGGGACAAGGATTGATTTTTCGGTTAGTTCCATATTGTTTGGGTTAATTGGGAAACTAAAATTAAATCTCAATATTATGAAATTTTCTTATTAGACGTATTTTTTTGATAAATGTTGTTTCGCTATTTAATATTAATTAACAAGTTATTGTGAATAAACCATTTTAATTTAAAAAACAAATCCCACTTATGCAGGATTTGTTTTTGCTTTTTTATTTATTCTCTTTTTTCTTTTTGCGCATATTTAAAAAATCATATGCTATAGGAGTTGCATTAAACACTGAGGAATATGTTCCAACAGCAATA
The Bacteroidia bacterium genome window above contains:
- a CDS encoding KUP/HAK/KT family potassium transporter; translation: MKTTNISKLSVWGVLITLGIVYGDIGTSPLYVMRAIINSTGGVNESIILGGISCIIWTLTLQTTIKYVLITLRADNKGEGGILALYALIRRHIKWAFVLAIIGGAALLADGIITPAITVVSAVEGLQLINPNIPVIPIVLIIIVLLFFIQQFGTNFLGHAFGPVMFIWFLVLAILGFYQIIGNVEILKAFNPYYAFKLLSAHKEGFLLLGAVFLCTTGAEALYSDLGHCGLQNIRISWVYVKVTLILNYLGQGAWLLANPVITSDTNPFYSIMPSWFIIPGIVLATTAAVIASQALISGSYTIINEAILLNFWPRVKISHPTFIKGQIYIPSVNKFLFVGCIFVILYFQESSKMEAAYGLAITITMMMTTLLMSFYFYIKRKSLSYIFIFLGIYLIIEGSFFIANLFKFIHGGWVTLLIASILFYIMFIWYKGRMIKKKLTDYVYVDKYFSMLSDVKKDLSISKYSTNLVYFTHANNVHEIESKVVFSIFNKQPKRADTYWLIHVDVVDEPHAMSYKVTHLIPETLIRVDFKIGFKVPTKINLYFRKVIEELVINKEVDITTRYPSLHKYAISGDFRFILTDRVQGYDFDFKPFNQFVMDSYDILKKIGMPEEKAYGLDTSSVITEKIPLIINKGLDFKLTRIKE
- a CDS encoding universal stress protein; the encoded protein is MELTEKSILVPVDFTENSEFAFQHAVQMSKYIHRSIALLHIVKKDHEKPAVMEKLTEFSKKMQEKYGVETVCLVRKGDIFKAIKNTAIEINALLIVMGLHSAKRAIKVIVGSNIPFYLIQASPINETIKDIVVPVDYNEKNRVQMNWVTLLSKYFNSNINIIKPFISNNYKNEKMRKNMFFIRQILDEKGIVFGVRTAKRDSKFNEEIYNFAAEINADAIFIMSYHFKEFILKSKNYNMKVPVLCINPATNTQILPGRF